A single Actinomadura algeriensis DNA region contains:
- the tcuA gene encoding FAD-dependent tricarballylate dehydrogenase TcuA — protein sequence MPGHEMPGHERPGYDVVVVGAGVAGLTAAVAAAEAGARVVVAERAPSGDAGGNTRHTEAFLRMKSIDEVSDDFEERLLGDFQGHPDPALMVESLRDPASWTAPLRSMSVADPQVVATLAERAGPTLRWIAGHGVRFERLATAFLTTSTTRLMPVGGGLALVEALTAAAGRLGVAFHHETTVRELLREDGRVVGVRTPHGELRGRVVLACGGFEGNAELTARYFGRGGRLTRPVARGGHYNKGEGLVMALDAGAATAGDFAYFHAEPVDPRSGVAEAAIFSFPYGILVNGDGRRFTDEAPGPVDAWYERVARKIHAQPDGIGYAIFDAGGADVPNLSAAVRTDQPAVTANTLDELAARLEIPADALAETVAEFNAACTGGEFRPLETDGLATRGLVPPKSNWARPIERAPFHAYPIIASNVFTFGGLKTNDRAEVLDTDGVPIPGLYAAGELTGMYYTNYTGSTSVLRGAVFGRIAGTGAAGA from the coding sequence ATGCCCGGTCACGAGATGCCCGGTCACGAGAGGCCCGGATACGACGTGGTCGTGGTCGGCGCGGGCGTCGCCGGGCTGACGGCGGCGGTCGCGGCGGCGGAGGCCGGGGCGCGGGTCGTGGTGGCCGAGCGGGCGCCGAGCGGCGACGCGGGCGGCAACACCCGCCACACCGAGGCCTTCCTGCGCATGAAGTCGATCGACGAGGTGTCCGACGACTTCGAGGAGCGGCTGCTCGGCGACTTCCAGGGGCATCCGGACCCGGCGCTGATGGTCGAGTCGCTGCGCGACCCGGCGTCCTGGACGGCGCCGCTGAGGTCGATGAGCGTCGCCGACCCGCAGGTGGTCGCGACGCTCGCCGAGCGGGCCGGGCCGACGCTGCGCTGGATCGCCGGGCACGGCGTCCGGTTCGAGCGGCTCGCCACCGCGTTCCTCACCACCTCGACGACCCGGCTCATGCCGGTCGGCGGCGGCCTCGCGCTGGTCGAGGCGCTGACGGCGGCGGCCGGACGGCTCGGCGTCGCGTTCCACCACGAGACGACGGTCCGCGAACTGCTGCGCGAGGACGGCCGCGTCGTGGGCGTCCGCACGCCCCACGGCGAGCTGCGCGGGCGGGTCGTCCTGGCCTGCGGCGGCTTCGAGGGCAACGCGGAACTGACGGCCCGCTACTTCGGGCGCGGCGGGCGGCTCACCCGCCCGGTCGCGCGCGGCGGCCACTACAACAAGGGCGAGGGGCTGGTCATGGCCCTGGACGCGGGCGCTGCGACGGCGGGCGACTTCGCGTACTTCCACGCCGAGCCCGTCGACCCCCGCTCGGGCGTCGCCGAGGCCGCGATCTTCTCGTTTCCGTACGGAATCCTCGTCAACGGGGACGGCCGCCGGTTCACCGACGAGGCGCCGGGCCCGGTGGACGCCTGGTACGAGCGCGTCGCCCGGAAGATCCACGCCCAGCCGGACGGCATCGGCTACGCGATCTTCGACGCGGGCGGCGCGGACGTCCCGAACCTGTCGGCCGCCGTGCGCACCGACCAGCCCGCCGTCACCGCGAACACCCTGGACGAGCTCGCGGCGCGGCTGGAGATCCCCGCGGACGCCCTCGCCGAGACGGTCGCCGAGTTCAACGCGGCGTGCACGGGCGGCGAGTTCCGCCCGCTCGAGACCGACGGGCTCGCGACCCGCGGCCTCGTCCCGCCGAAGTCGAACTGGGCGCGTCCGATCGAGAGGGCGCCGTTCCACGCGTACCCGATCATCGCCTCGAACGTCTTCACGTTCGGCGGGCTGAAGACCAACGACCGCGCGGAGGTCCTCGACACCGACGGCGTCCCGATCCCCGGCCTGTACGCGGCGGGCGAGCTGACCGGGATGTACTACACGAACTACACCGGTTCGACGTCCGTCCTGCGCGGCGCCGTGTTCGGGCGGATCGCGGGCACCGGGGCGGCGGGCGCATGA
- a CDS encoding cysteine hydrolase family protein, whose product MTDRTALLVLDYQVALCERGEHMRMPALVEQVERRGVLAAAERTLTAARAAGLYVVHVRLAFDPSYELRTNRSARFDAYPRERAMLRDAPGARIVSALAPLPHEPVVDKGGVGAFAGTPLLEMLLGAGVRGVLLGGVATNLVVESTARTAVDSGLAVTVVEDMCASFDPDLHDVAVRKILPMFGDVRASADVVAGLRGEA is encoded by the coding sequence ATGACCGACCGTACGGCCCTGCTGGTGCTCGACTACCAGGTCGCGCTGTGCGAGCGGGGCGAGCACATGCGGATGCCCGCGCTGGTCGAGCAGGTCGAGCGGCGCGGCGTCCTCGCCGCCGCCGAGCGGACCCTCACCGCCGCCCGCGCCGCCGGACTGTACGTCGTGCACGTGCGGCTCGCGTTCGACCCGTCCTACGAGCTGCGCACCAACCGGTCGGCGCGGTTCGACGCCTACCCGCGCGAGCGCGCCATGCTGCGGGACGCGCCGGGCGCGCGGATCGTCAGCGCGCTGGCGCCGCTGCCGCACGAGCCGGTCGTCGACAAGGGCGGCGTCGGCGCGTTCGCCGGGACGCCGCTGCTGGAGATGCTGCTCGGCGCCGGGGTCCGCGGTGTGCTGCTCGGCGGCGTCGCGACGAACCTGGTCGTGGAGTCGACCGCCCGGACGGCCGTCGACAGCGGCCTCGCCGTCACCGTCGTCGAGGACATGTGCGCCTCGTTCGATCCGGACCTGCACGACGTCGCCGTCCGGAAGATCCTGCCGATGTTCGGTGACGTGCGCGCGTCCGCCGACGTCGTCGCCGGGCTGCGCGGGGAGGCGTGA
- a CDS encoding SDR family oxidoreductase, which translates to MTTDMFDLTGRRALVTGAARGGLGAYAALALARRGAEVIVADLPSRGADLDATLGTLQAENLRARALRFDVTREDQVETLVAHAADPDGRLDVLVNAAGVMLRKDVQETSLEEWRRVLDVNLTGTWLLDRAAGRRMTGRGRGAIVNFSTVYAERVGPVPESAYYASKAGVANLTRSMAAEFGPHGVTVNCLAPAVFYPTEMTAPLGDDPERLRWMSERTMLGRLGEPGADLDGPLLLLASDAGRYMTGQIVYVDGGWSAW; encoded by the coding sequence ATGACGACCGACATGTTCGACCTGACCGGGCGGCGGGCGCTCGTCACCGGGGCCGCCCGGGGCGGGCTCGGCGCGTACGCGGCGCTCGCGCTGGCCCGGCGCGGCGCCGAGGTGATCGTCGCGGACCTGCCGTCGCGGGGCGCCGACCTCGACGCGACGCTCGGGACGTTGCAGGCCGAGAACCTGCGGGCCCGCGCGCTGCGCTTCGACGTCACCCGCGAGGACCAGGTCGAGACGCTCGTCGCGCACGCCGCCGACCCCGACGGACGGCTCGACGTGCTCGTCAACGCGGCCGGGGTGATGCTGCGCAAGGACGTCCAGGAGACTTCGCTCGAGGAATGGCGGCGCGTCCTCGACGTCAACCTCACCGGCACCTGGCTGCTCGACCGGGCCGCCGGGCGCCGCATGACCGGCCGCGGGCGCGGCGCGATCGTGAACTTCTCCACCGTCTACGCCGAGCGCGTCGGGCCCGTCCCGGAGTCGGCGTACTACGCGTCCAAGGCGGGCGTCGCGAACCTGACGCGGTCGATGGCCGCCGAGTTCGGCCCGCACGGCGTCACCGTCAACTGCCTCGCCCCGGCCGTGTTCTACCCGACCGAGATGACCGCGCCGCTCGGCGACGACCCCGAGCGGCTCCGCTGGATGAGCGAGCGCACGATGCTCGGCCGGCTCGGCGAGCCCGGCGCGGACCTGGACGGCCCGCTGCTGCTCCTCGCGTCCGACGCGGGCCGCTACATGACCGGCCAGATCGTGTACGTCGACGGCGGCTGGTCGGCCTGGTGA
- a CDS encoding FAD-dependent oxidoreductase, which translates to MTVRYDVAVVGGGLAGAAAAAAATERGASVLLLEKTATPGGSTVLSSGLNAYAGTDEQAAAGVEDDAELLRRDLLETGRHRGDPSLVDAYCREQLGTYRWLRSLGVGFGAPRAASGQSVPRSHPIDTAAAIETLLRLARGRGAELRLRCAAERPIVADGRVAGLRVRSRDGEERVEAGAVVLATGGFSRSPALLARFAPGMERAIKAGGAGSNGDGLTMACSLGAGLADLPYIKATFGVFPWPSPAEEGHGLLAVYKGAVAVNGHGDRFTDESRPYKEIGDACLAQPEGIAFQIFDAPVLDRADAEVPIYDFRPRLRAGQIQQGDTLDELADKLGVPGDRLRASIDGYNSAIAAGGPDPFGRRTLSGDVGTPRPIGTPPYYGYPSTAVMLATYGGITVDADTRVLDVYGDPIPGLFAAGEVTGGFHGAGYVTGTSLGKSAIFGRLAGTNASEETAR; encoded by the coding sequence ATGACCGTCCGCTACGACGTGGCGGTCGTCGGCGGCGGGCTCGCGGGCGCCGCCGCCGCTGCCGCCGCGACCGAGCGCGGCGCGTCCGTCCTGCTGCTGGAGAAGACCGCGACGCCGGGCGGCAGCACCGTCCTCAGCTCCGGCCTCAACGCCTACGCCGGAACCGACGAGCAGGCGGCGGCGGGCGTCGAGGACGATGCGGAACTGCTGCGCCGCGACCTCCTGGAGACCGGACGGCACCGCGGCGACCCGTCCCTCGTGGACGCCTACTGCCGCGAGCAGCTCGGCACCTACCGGTGGCTGCGCTCCCTCGGCGTCGGGTTCGGCGCGCCGCGCGCCGCGTCCGGGCAGTCGGTGCCGCGCTCGCACCCCATCGACACGGCGGCGGCGATCGAGACGCTGCTGCGGCTCGCCCGGGGACGCGGCGCCGAGCTGCGCCTGCGCTGCGCGGCCGAGCGGCCGATCGTCGCGGACGGCCGGGTCGCCGGGCTGCGCGTCCGGTCCCGGGACGGCGAGGAGCGCGTCGAGGCGGGCGCGGTGGTGCTGGCCACCGGCGGTTTCTCCCGGAGCCCCGCGCTGCTGGCCCGGTTCGCACCCGGAATGGAGAGGGCGATCAAGGCGGGCGGCGCGGGCAGCAACGGCGACGGCCTGACGATGGCCTGCTCGCTCGGCGCCGGGCTCGCCGACCTCCCGTACATCAAGGCGACGTTCGGCGTGTTCCCCTGGCCGTCGCCCGCCGAGGAGGGGCACGGGCTGCTGGCCGTCTACAAGGGCGCCGTCGCGGTCAACGGCCACGGCGACCGGTTCACCGACGAGTCGCGGCCGTACAAGGAGATCGGGGACGCCTGCCTGGCCCAGCCGGAGGGCATCGCGTTCCAAATTTTCGACGCGCCCGTGCTGGACCGCGCGGACGCCGAGGTGCCGATCTACGACTTCCGGCCGCGGCTGCGGGCGGGCCAGATCCAGCAGGGGGACACACTGGACGAACTGGCCGACAAGCTGGGCGTCCCCGGCGACCGGCTGCGGGCGTCCATCGACGGCTACAACTCCGCGATCGCCGCCGGCGGCCCCGACCCGTTCGGGCGCCGCACCCTGTCGGGCGACGTCGGGACGCCCCGTCCGATCGGCACGCCGCCCTACTACGGCTACCCCAGCACCGCCGTCATGCTCGCCACCTACGGCGGCATCACGGTCGACGCGGACACGCGGGTGCTGGACGTCTACGGCGACCCGATCCCCGGCCTGTTCGCCGCCGGGGAGGTCACCGGCGGTTTCCACGGCGCCGGCTACGTCACCGGCACGTCCCTCGGCAAGTCGGCCATTTTCGGCCGCCTCGCCGGAACGAACGCGAGCGAGGAGACCGCCCGATGA
- a CDS encoding isocitrate lyase/PEP mutase family protein, which translates to MTHAILPGKTAAERRAELRALLASDQVVVAPGVTDAAGLRLVEEAGFETAYLTGAGLANAQFGLPDIGLISQREVADHVQRLAGATGLPVIVDADTGYGGPLAVMRTVRMLDVAGAAAVQLEDQVLGKRCGHFDDHRLITAEEMTAKIRAALDARGGDGPVLIARTDARGVHGLDEAIRRARAYADAGAEVIFVEAPRGVDEMRAIGRELAGIPLVANIVEGGKTPELGTAELGELGFRVALFANYLMRSMMHAGREALAHLRAQGETRTRADRLLPWAERQSLFGLGAYSEVDGRYGR; encoded by the coding sequence GTGACGCACGCGATCCTCCCGGGGAAGACGGCGGCGGAACGCCGGGCGGAGCTGCGGGCCCTGCTCGCCTCCGACCAGGTGGTCGTCGCGCCGGGCGTGACGGACGCGGCCGGGCTGCGGCTCGTCGAGGAGGCCGGGTTCGAGACCGCGTACCTGACCGGCGCCGGGCTCGCCAACGCCCAGTTCGGGCTGCCCGACATCGGGCTGATCTCCCAGCGGGAGGTCGCCGACCACGTGCAGCGGCTCGCCGGGGCCACCGGCCTGCCGGTGATCGTGGACGCCGACACCGGCTACGGCGGCCCGCTCGCGGTGATGCGCACCGTCCGGATGCTCGACGTGGCCGGCGCCGCGGCCGTCCAGCTCGAGGACCAGGTGCTCGGCAAGCGCTGCGGCCACTTCGACGACCACCGGCTGATCACCGCCGAGGAGATGACCGCCAAGATCCGCGCGGCGCTGGACGCGCGCGGCGGCGACGGGCCGGTCCTGATCGCCCGCACGGACGCGCGCGGCGTCCACGGGCTGGACGAGGCGATCCGGCGGGCCCGCGCGTACGCCGACGCGGGCGCCGAGGTGATCTTCGTGGAGGCGCCGCGCGGCGTGGACGAGATGCGCGCGATCGGCCGGGAGCTGGCCGGGATCCCGCTGGTCGCCAACATCGTGGAGGGCGGCAAGACCCCCGAGCTGGGCACGGCCGAACTCGGCGAGCTGGGCTTCCGCGTCGCGCTGTTCGCCAACTACCTGATGCGCAGCATGATGCACGCCGGGCGGGAGGCGCTCGCGCACCTGCGCGCGCAGGGCGAGACCCGCACGCGCGCGGACCGGCTGCTGCCGTGGGCCGAGCGGCAGAGCCTCTTCGGCCTCGGCGCCTACTCCGAGGTCGACGGGCGGTACGGCCGATGA
- a CDS encoding acyl-CoA dehydrogenase family protein: MSIVDAVRAAAPVLAAEDAAGARQRRLTDVAWKELQATGVLRALQPARWGGAETSLAEFLDAIVEVGRAAPAAGWVTAVVGVHPWQVALFPEEAQQEIWGDDPARALASSYTPTGKVVRVDGGYRVSGRWSFSSGCLHTDGVILGGIAGERDWNGTPVADFVSVVLDRDQYAIEDTWRTAGLAATGSNDIVAEGAFVPAHRAQSHVDYTYHLGTPLPGREVNSGALYRLPWAVVFNAIIAAGALGAARGFVDAWTDAARDRRTAAGPVREDHLAQRHLAENAYVVDTGIIGLRAVAAELTAIAEAGEWPSRETRARHRYALARSAQDAGAAVTRLMRVSSGRTAYTDHPLHRRFQDVTAAIGHAFLLADPLGRAHGALTLGAEDVPAVHL; encoded by the coding sequence ATGTCCATCGTCGACGCCGTGCGCGCGGCCGCGCCCGTCCTGGCCGCGGAGGACGCGGCGGGCGCGCGGCAGCGCAGGCTGACCGACGTCGCCTGGAAGGAACTGCAGGCCACCGGCGTGCTCCGCGCCCTGCAGCCCGCCCGCTGGGGCGGCGCCGAAACGTCGCTCGCCGAGTTCCTCGACGCGATCGTCGAGGTCGGGCGGGCCGCGCCCGCCGCCGGGTGGGTCACCGCCGTCGTCGGCGTCCACCCCTGGCAGGTCGCGCTGTTCCCCGAGGAGGCGCAGCAGGAGATCTGGGGCGACGACCCCGCCCGCGCGCTCGCGTCGTCCTACACCCCGACCGGCAAGGTCGTCCGGGTGGACGGCGGCTACCGGGTGTCGGGCCGCTGGTCGTTCTCGTCCGGCTGCCTGCACACCGACGGCGTCATCCTCGGCGGCATCGCGGGCGAGCGCGACTGGAACGGGACGCCCGTCGCCGACTTCGTCTCCGTCGTCCTCGACCGCGACCAGTACGCGATCGAGGACACCTGGCGCACCGCCGGGCTCGCCGCGACCGGCAGCAACGACATCGTGGCCGAGGGCGCGTTCGTCCCGGCGCACCGCGCCCAGTCGCACGTCGACTACACCTACCACCTGGGGACGCCGCTGCCCGGCCGCGAGGTCAACTCCGGCGCGCTGTACCGGCTGCCGTGGGCGGTCGTGTTCAACGCGATCATCGCCGCCGGGGCGCTCGGCGCCGCGCGCGGCTTCGTGGACGCCTGGACGGACGCCGCCCGCGACCGCCGCACCGCCGCCGGGCCCGTCCGCGAGGACCACCTCGCCCAGCGGCACCTCGCCGAGAACGCCTACGTCGTCGACACCGGCATCATCGGCCTGCGCGCGGTCGCCGCCGAGCTCACCGCGATCGCGGAGGCGGGGGAGTGGCCGTCGCGCGAGACCCGCGCCCGCCATCGCTACGCGCTGGCCCGCTCCGCGCAGGACGCGGGCGCCGCCGTCACCCGGCTGATGCGCGTCTCCAGCGGCCGCACCGCCTACACCGACCACCCGCTGCACCGCCGGTTCCAGGACGTCACCGCCGCGATCGGCCACGCGTTCCTGCTGGCCGACCCCCTCGGCCGCGCCCACGGCGCCCTGACGCTCGGCGCCGAAGACGTCCCGGCGGTGCACCTGTGA